The following are encoded in a window of Algiphilus aromaticivorans DG1253 genomic DNA:
- the mrdA gene encoding penicillin-binding protein 2, producing the protein MGNFDRIRDLYAERRSFFARVFLAGGICLLLMLLLIWRSFDLQVLQHEQLSTRSNDNRMRLVTVPPVRGLIFDRNGVVLAQNSPAYVLELVPEQVDDIDTTLAELGEIIDISDADIDRFRERLVRTPRYRGVPVRTRLSFEEVAHFQVNRHDFPGVDVRAGLTREYPLGEAMAHLVGYVGGITERDLRVFPNADYRGTTHIGKTGVERQYEERLHGTTGAKMVETNATGRPLRDLEHRPGKPGANLHLTVDANLQLEAHAALEGHEGAIVAMDPRNGEILALVSKPGFDPRHFVDGISHKRYRALNDDPRRPLFNRALTGTYPPGSTIKPMMAMIALEEGVVSPEQRVYCPGHFELPNVSRRFRDWKRRGHGWVDLERAISESCDVYYYQAAHELGIERIEGMLSWFGLGKPTGIDLPSERAGIAPSREWKRKARGEIWFPGETLNIGIGQGYMTMTPLQITYMTARIATRGGGARPHVLRAVERVAEGHIVAEPQEALPQIPISHAEHWDHVHEGMVTTMHAPQGTAYRSGRDAPYRIAGKTGTSQVAGLSQEDDQAPEIEDVPKRLRDHALFTAYAPAEDPRIVVSVLVEHGGSGGAVAAPIARRVLDAWLVERTPPVITEITP; encoded by the coding sequence GGTGCTACAGCACGAGCAGCTGTCCACGCGCTCCAACGACAACCGCATGCGGCTGGTCACTGTACCCCCCGTCCGCGGGCTGATCTTCGATCGCAATGGCGTCGTACTCGCCCAGAACAGCCCGGCTTACGTGCTGGAGCTGGTGCCGGAGCAGGTTGACGACATCGACACCACGCTGGCCGAGCTGGGCGAGATCATCGACATCAGCGACGCCGACATCGACCGCTTCCGCGAGCGACTGGTGCGCACTCCGCGCTACCGCGGCGTGCCGGTGCGCACGCGGTTGTCCTTCGAGGAGGTCGCACACTTCCAGGTCAACCGGCACGACTTTCCCGGTGTGGACGTACGCGCCGGCCTGACGCGCGAGTATCCCCTGGGTGAGGCTATGGCCCATCTGGTGGGCTATGTGGGCGGCATCACCGAGCGCGATCTGCGGGTGTTTCCAAACGCCGATTATCGCGGCACCACGCATATCGGTAAAACAGGGGTGGAACGGCAGTATGAGGAGCGACTGCACGGCACCACCGGCGCCAAGATGGTGGAGACCAACGCCACCGGCAGGCCGCTACGCGATCTGGAGCACCGGCCCGGCAAGCCCGGCGCCAACCTCCACCTGACAGTCGACGCCAATCTGCAGCTCGAGGCCCACGCGGCGCTGGAAGGCCACGAGGGCGCAATCGTGGCGATGGACCCGCGCAACGGCGAGATCCTGGCACTGGTTTCCAAGCCGGGCTTCGATCCCCGGCACTTCGTCGATGGCATCTCGCACAAGCGCTACCGCGCCCTCAACGACGACCCACGCCGGCCGCTGTTCAACCGGGCGCTGACCGGCACCTACCCCCCAGGCTCCACCATCAAGCCGATGATGGCGATGATCGCGCTGGAGGAGGGCGTCGTCAGCCCGGAGCAGCGCGTCTACTGCCCCGGCCACTTCGAGCTGCCCAACGTCAGCCGTCGCTTCCGCGACTGGAAACGGCGCGGGCACGGCTGGGTCGATCTCGAGCGGGCGATCTCGGAGTCCTGCGACGTCTACTACTATCAGGCTGCTCACGAGCTGGGCATCGAGCGCATCGAGGGCATGCTCAGCTGGTTCGGCCTGGGCAAACCCACCGGCATCGACCTACCCAGCGAGCGAGCCGGTATCGCCCCATCGCGCGAATGGAAACGGAAGGCGCGCGGCGAGATCTGGTTCCCCGGCGAAACCCTGAATATCGGTATCGGCCAGGGTTACATGACGATGACGCCGTTGCAGATCACCTATATGACCGCCCGCATCGCCACGCGCGGCGGCGGCGCACGCCCGCACGTGCTGCGCGCAGTGGAGCGCGTCGCCGAGGGCCACATCGTCGCCGAGCCACAGGAAGCGCTACCGCAGATCCCCATCTCGCACGCCGAGCACTGGGACCACGTCCACGAAGGCATGGTCACGACTATGCACGCCCCGCAGGGCACGGCCTACCGCAGCGGTCGTGATGCCCCTTACCGCATCGCGGGAAAAACCGGCACGTCTCAGGTAGCCGGCCTGTCGCAGGAAGATGACCAGGCCCCGGAAATCGAGGATGTACCCAAGCGCCTGCGTGATCACGCCCTGTTCACGGCCTACGCACCGGCCGAGGACCCCCGCATCGTGGTGAGCGTACTGGTGGAGCACGGCGGAAGCGGCGGCGCCGTGGCCGCGCCCATAGCGCGACGGGTGCTGGATGCCTGGCTGGTCGAGCGTACACCGCCCGTCATCACGGAGATCACACCGTGA
- the rodA gene encoding rod shape-determining protein RodA, which translates to MNPLQSDAGRDAGNIPGFFARHHIDGPLLGLILVLMVVSLATLYSATGQDAGAIWSQSKRLAVGLVILVICARIPPDGYRAVAPAFYVLTLLLLGLVLLLGDSSKGAQRWLDLGILRFQPSELMKLAMPMAVAAYLHATGTAPGTRRLGVVGIIIALPVAAIMIQPDLGTSVIVAMTGMIALYLGGLRWRWIAGFAGTIAAALPVLWLNMHDYQRSRVLTFLNPERDPLGTGYHITQSKIAIGSGGVFGKGFGNGTQASLDFLPESHTDFIFAAFAEEAGLTGAMLLLLLYMALTGRCLIISLRGQETFQRLLGGTLGIIFFVYVFINVGMVCGLLPVVGVPLPLMSFGGTSTVSLLAGFGILMSIQTHRKLVPS; encoded by the coding sequence GTGAATCCACTGCAGTCGGACGCCGGCCGCGACGCCGGCAACATCCCCGGCTTTTTCGCCCGCCATCACATCGACGGTCCGCTACTTGGCCTGATCCTGGTGCTGATGGTGGTCAGCCTTGCCACTCTGTACAGCGCCACCGGCCAAGACGCCGGCGCGATCTGGAGCCAGAGCAAGCGGCTGGCAGTAGGCTTGGTGATTCTCGTCATCTGCGCGCGTATACCGCCAGACGGCTACCGCGCCGTGGCACCGGCCTTCTATGTACTCACACTGCTGCTGTTGGGGCTGGTGCTACTGCTGGGCGACAGCTCCAAGGGGGCTCAGCGCTGGCTCGACCTGGGCATCCTCCGCTTCCAGCCCTCGGAGCTGATGAAGCTGGCCATGCCCATGGCGGTGGCGGCCTATCTACACGCCACCGGCACGGCGCCGGGCACCCGCCGGCTTGGCGTGGTGGGCATCATCATTGCTCTGCCCGTCGCCGCCATCATGATCCAGCCCGACCTCGGTACCTCGGTCATTGTCGCCATGACCGGAATGATTGCGCTGTACCTGGGCGGGCTGCGCTGGCGCTGGATCGCCGGCTTTGCCGGCACCATCGCCGCGGCCCTGCCCGTGCTCTGGCTCAACATGCACGACTACCAGCGCTCGCGCGTGCTCACCTTTTTGAACCCGGAGCGCGACCCGCTCGGAACCGGCTACCACATCACCCAGTCGAAGATAGCGATCGGCTCGGGCGGCGTCTTCGGCAAGGGCTTCGGCAACGGCACGCAGGCCAGCCTGGATTTCCTGCCCGAATCACACACGGACTTCATCTTCGCCGCCTTCGCCGAGGAGGCCGGCCTGACCGGGGCAATGCTGCTGCTACTACTCTATATGGCGCTAACCGGACGCTGCCTCATCATCTCGCTCCGCGGCCAGGAAACCTTCCAGCGCTTGCTGGGCGGCACGCTGGGCATCATCTTCTTCGTCTATGTCTTCATTAATGTGGGCATGGTCTGCGGTCTGTTGCCGGTGGTAGGTGTGCCGCTGCCGCTGATGAGCTTCGGCGGCACCTCAACGGTCAGCCTGCTAGCCGGCTTCGGCATACTCATGTCCATTCAGACCCACCGCAAGCTGGTCCCGAGCTGA
- the mltB gene encoding lytic murein transglycosylase B — protein MAPFAAPADYSEHPRAALLLDRLESEHGFDAADLQAAREALTAAEKLPELIEQEQTAPEHTLTWTAYRKLHVTEAMIQRGVAFFEEHEATLRRAEDDYGVAPEVIVAILGVETRYGGFTGRTRVLDALATQAFDHPSRGDFFLSELAAFLALTRETALKPTEPEGSYAGAMGWAQFMPSNYRRLAVDYDDDGSIDLWTPADAIGSIARYLIDYDPRSAWRASEPMALTPRRFQVRADAIAFNTLRPNSSVAELATIGAEPTRAMPADMPAGLLELQRDEGREFLVALPNFYAVMRYNPRVFYAMAVGDLAEAISQARGEPAGRFMP, from the coding sequence ATGGCCCCCTTCGCCGCCCCAGCGGACTATTCCGAGCACCCGCGCGCGGCTCTGCTGCTCGATCGTCTGGAATCCGAGCACGGCTTTGACGCAGCTGACCTGCAAGCGGCGCGCGAGGCGCTGACGGCAGCCGAAAAGCTGCCGGAGTTGATCGAGCAAGAGCAAACCGCTCCGGAGCACACGCTGACCTGGACGGCCTACCGCAAGCTGCATGTCACCGAGGCCATGATCCAGCGCGGTGTGGCCTTCTTCGAGGAGCACGAGGCGACGCTGCGTCGTGCCGAGGACGACTACGGCGTGGCGCCGGAGGTCATCGTCGCCATCCTCGGCGTCGAGACTCGCTACGGCGGCTTTACCGGTCGCACACGCGTGCTCGACGCGCTGGCCACGCAGGCCTTCGACCACCCCAGCCGCGGTGATTTCTTCCTCTCCGAGCTGGCCGCCTTCCTGGCGCTGACGCGCGAAACCGCCCTGAAGCCGACGGAGCCGGAGGGCTCCTACGCCGGCGCCATGGGCTGGGCGCAATTCATGCCCAGCAACTACCGGCGGCTGGCGGTGGATTACGACGACGACGGCAGTATCGACCTGTGGACCCCGGCCGACGCCATCGGCTCCATCGCGCGCTACCTGATCGACTACGACCCGCGCTCGGCCTGGCGCGCCAGCGAGCCCATGGCACTGACGCCGCGGCGCTTTCAGGTCCGCGCCGACGCCATCGCCTTCAACACACTGCGCCCGAACAGCAGCGTCGCTGAGCTCGCCACCATCGGTGCCGAGCCGACGCGCGCAATGCCGGCCGACATGCCGGCCGGCCTGCTGGAGCTGCAGCGCGACGAAGGCCGCGAGTTCCTTGTCGCCCTGCCCAACTTCTACGCCGTCATGCGCTACAACCCGCGCGTCTTCTACGCCATGGCCGTCGGCGACCTCGCCGAGGCGATATCGCAGGCGCGTGGCGAGCCGGCCGGACGCTTCATGCCATGA
- a CDS encoding septal ring lytic transglycosylase RlpA family protein yields the protein MKTRTRLSLTGLALLIGGCATTPETAEDRFGTPAPRHEQDRAPSEHEIPANVALTPNPEVRDEPKSRYGNPSSYEVFDQRYFVLDKAEGYRERGGASWYGKKFHGRRTSSGEPYDMYEMTAAHRTLPLPSYVRVTHLGNGRSAIVRVNDRGPFHEDRIIDLSYAAAARLGITEAGHAPVEVEALAPPGEPSTNDGGYLRVWQPTTDPVEAVQRREQLLGLGVDNAAIHLIEGADGRARHEVRIGPLEDAEQAAELARWLRARDVPAQHMRAAR from the coding sequence ATGAAGACACGCACCCGACTCAGTCTGACGGGACTGGCGCTACTGATCGGCGGCTGCGCTACCACTCCCGAGACCGCCGAGGATCGCTTCGGCACGCCCGCACCCCGGCATGAACAGGACCGTGCGCCGTCGGAGCACGAGATCCCGGCCAACGTCGCCCTGACGCCGAATCCCGAGGTGCGCGACGAGCCGAAGAGCCGCTACGGCAACCCCTCCAGCTACGAGGTCTTTGACCAACGCTACTTCGTGCTGGACAAGGCCGAAGGCTACCGCGAGCGTGGCGGCGCCTCCTGGTACGGCAAGAAGTTCCACGGCCGCCGCACCTCCAGTGGCGAACCGTACGACATGTACGAAATGACGGCGGCACATCGCACGCTGCCGCTGCCCAGCTATGTTCGCGTCACGCATCTGGGCAACGGGCGCTCGGCGATCGTGCGCGTCAACGACCGCGGCCCCTTCCACGAGGACCGCATCATCGATCTTTCTTACGCCGCCGCCGCGCGCCTGGGCATAACCGAAGCGGGCCACGCGCCGGTGGAAGTCGAAGCGCTCGCACCGCCCGGCGAGCCATCGACCAACGACGGTGGCTATCTGCGCGTGTGGCAACCCACCACCGATCCCGTAGAGGCCGTCCAGCGTCGCGAGCAGTTGCTCGGGCTGGGCGTGGACAACGCTGCCATCCACCTGATCGAAGGTGCCGACGGCCGCGCGCGCCATGAGGTGCGCATCGGGCCATTGGAAGACGCCGAGCAGGCTGCCGAACTGGCGCGTTGGCTGCGCGCACGCGACGTCCCGGCGCAGCACATGCGCGCGGCGCGCTGA
- a CDS encoding D-alanyl-D-alanine carboxypeptidase family protein, protein MPRLRLLVALLAVLPAVAAARSVPEAPPLQAEAYVLMDAATGQIIAEHAPDERRSPASITKVMTSYVAFEEIAADRASMDNRVLISEKAWRQGIDSTQSRMFIEVGTLVKLEDLLRGIIVQSGNDASVAVAEHLAGSQAGFASMMNAAAERLGMENSQFQNASGMPEEGHYSTAGDIAKLVRAHIRDFPEGYAIYSEKEFTYNDIRQFNRNRLLWRDDSVDGVKTGYTSESGYCLASSAVRDGRRLISVVLGTPSPDQRTQDSLALLNYGFRFFDTVTLFAAGESVQTRAVYGGEQSELAVGLGEALQVTVPRDATDRLSLDAEIRSPLQAPIAAGERLGTLTVRLDDETLRVEPLVATEAVPQGGIFKRLVDAVRLRLGV, encoded by the coding sequence ATGCCCCGCCTTCGCCTGCTTGTCGCCCTCCTCGCCGTCCTTCCCGCCGTCGCCGCCGCGCGCTCGGTGCCGGAGGCGCCACCTCTGCAGGCTGAGGCCTATGTGCTGATGGATGCGGCCACCGGGCAGATCATCGCCGAGCACGCTCCCGACGAACGGCGCAGCCCGGCCTCCATTACCAAGGTCATGACCAGCTACGTCGCCTTCGAGGAAATCGCCGCCGACCGCGCCTCGATGGACAACCGCGTACTGATCTCGGAGAAGGCGTGGCGACAAGGCATCGACTCGACGCAGTCGCGCATGTTCATCGAGGTCGGCACGCTGGTGAAGCTGGAAGACCTGCTGCGCGGCATCATCGTGCAGAGCGGCAACGACGCCAGCGTGGCAGTGGCCGAGCACCTCGCCGGCAGCCAGGCCGGCTTCGCCAGCATGATGAACGCCGCCGCCGAGCGCCTGGGCATGGAGAACAGCCAGTTCCAGAACGCCTCCGGCATGCCGGAGGAAGGGCACTACTCCACCGCTGGCGACATCGCCAAGCTCGTTCGGGCGCACATTCGCGATTTCCCGGAGGGCTACGCGATTTACTCCGAAAAGGAGTTCACCTACAACGACATCCGCCAGTTCAACCGCAATCGCCTGCTGTGGCGGGACGATTCGGTCGACGGCGTCAAGACCGGCTACACCAGCGAGAGTGGTTACTGTCTGGCCTCCAGCGCGGTGCGCGACGGCCGCCGCCTGATCTCGGTCGTACTGGGCACACCCAGCCCGGATCAGCGCACGCAGGATTCGCTGGCCCTGCTCAACTACGGTTTCCGCTTCTTCGACACCGTCACACTCTTCGCTGCGGGCGAAAGCGTGCAGACGCGCGCCGTCTACGGCGGTGAGCAGTCGGAGCTGGCGGTGGGTCTCGGCGAAGCGCTGCAGGTCACCGTGCCGCGCGACGCCACCGACCGCCTGTCACTGGACGCCGAGATCCGCTCACCACTGCAGGCGCCCATCGCCGCTGGCGAGCGCCTGGGCACCCTGACCGTGCGGCTGGATGACGAAACGCTGCGCGTCGAGCCTTTGGTCGCTACCGAAGCCGTGCCGCAGGGCGGCATCTTCAAGCGGCTCGTCGACGCCGTCAGGCTGCGCCTTGGCGTCTGA
- a CDS encoding DUF493 family protein: MASDPDKPKVSGPQVDDEAVYKLPCRVPFKVFLRPDANAEQALISACRETAGVHIDAERQPSRKGNFMCLRLTLHASEHDQIRRVRAAIAADTSVIMAL; the protein is encoded by the coding sequence TTGGCGTCTGATCCGGACAAGCCGAAGGTCAGCGGGCCGCAGGTCGACGATGAAGCGGTCTACAAGCTGCCCTGCCGCGTTCCCTTCAAGGTCTTCCTGCGACCGGACGCCAATGCCGAGCAGGCGCTGATCAGCGCCTGCCGGGAGACCGCCGGCGTCCATATCGACGCCGAACGCCAGCCCTCGCGCAAGGGCAACTTCATGTGCCTGCGCCTTACGCTGCACGCCAGCGAGCACGACCAGATCCGGCGCGTGCGCGCAGCGATCGCTGCCGATACCTCGGTGATCATGGCGCTGTGA
- the lipB gene encoding lipoyl(octanoyl) transferase LipB gives MHRFTDARDIDTADEIWLLQHPPVFTQGQAGRPEHVLDLGDIPLVQSDRGGQVTYHGPGQIVGYLMVDLPRLGIGIRRLVERIEQAIIDTLAAHDIADGCLRDGAPGVFCADGAKIASLGLRVRHGCSFHGLALNVDMDLAPFSRINPCGMQNQRMTDMRGRGASASLTEVSATLEARLLADGLAPLAASQAVQAVSGD, from the coding sequence ATGCACCGCTTCACCGACGCGCGCGACATCGACACCGCCGACGAGATCTGGCTGCTGCAGCATCCGCCGGTCTTCACGCAGGGGCAGGCCGGCCGACCGGAGCATGTCCTCGATCTCGGCGACATTCCGTTGGTACAGAGCGACCGCGGCGGCCAGGTGACCTACCACGGGCCGGGCCAGATCGTCGGCTATCTGATGGTCGACCTGCCGCGACTGGGTATCGGCATCCGTCGGCTGGTGGAGCGCATCGAGCAGGCCATCATCGACACGCTGGCCGCGCACGACATCGCGGACGGGTGCCTGCGCGACGGGGCGCCGGGCGTCTTCTGCGCCGACGGCGCCAAGATCGCCTCGCTGGGCCTGCGCGTGCGCCACGGCTGCAGCTTCCACGGGCTGGCACTGAATGTCGACATGGATCTGGCGCCCTTTTCGCGCATCAACCCCTGCGGCATGCAGAATCAGCGCATGACCGACATGCGCGGCCGCGGCGCGAGCGCTTCGCTGACCGAGGTCAGCGCCACGCTGGAGGCGCGCCTGCTGGCGGACGGCCTGGCGCCGCTGGCCGCTTCACAGGCGGTTCAGGCCGTGAGCGGAGACTGA
- a CDS encoding ABC transporter ATP-binding protein gives MPESNANLVEVRGLRFSQPGRLLFDGIDLDIPRGRITAIMGPSGTGKTTLLRMMGGQIRPQAGSLRLNGEEIVGAPRRRLYAMRRRMGMLFQNGALLTDLTVFENVAFPLRNHTKLPETLIRDLVLLKLEAVGLRGAAGLFPAQLSGGMARRVALARAIALDPDLVLYDEPFTGQDPISMGVLLRLIRGLNDALGTTSVIVSHDVTETLSIADHAYVLSEGRLRAAGTAAALRDSTDPRVRQFLDGEADGPEPFHYPAPPLAAQLLGSAA, from the coding sequence ATGCCGGAATCCAACGCCAATCTCGTGGAAGTCCGCGGCCTGCGCTTTTCCCAGCCGGGCCGCCTGCTCTTCGACGGCATCGATCTGGATATCCCGCGCGGTCGCATCACCGCCATCATGGGACCCTCCGGCACCGGCAAGACGACGCTGCTGCGCATGATGGGGGGCCAGATCCGGCCGCAGGCGGGCAGCCTACGCCTTAATGGCGAGGAGATCGTGGGTGCGCCACGCCGCCGGCTCTACGCCATGCGCCGGCGCATGGGCATGCTCTTCCAGAACGGGGCGCTGCTCACCGATCTCACCGTCTTCGAGAATGTCGCCTTCCCGCTACGCAACCACACGAAGCTGCCGGAGACGCTGATTCGCGATCTGGTACTGCTCAAGCTGGAAGCCGTCGGCCTGCGCGGCGCCGCCGGGCTCTTCCCGGCGCAGCTCTCCGGCGGCATGGCCCGTCGCGTCGCGCTGGCTCGCGCCATTGCTCTGGACCCGGATCTGGTGCTCTACGACGAGCCCTTTACCGGCCAGGACCCGATCTCCATGGGCGTGCTGCTGCGGCTGATCCGCGGCCTCAACGACGCCCTGGGCACGACCTCGGTGATCGTCTCCCACGACGTCACCGAAACCCTGTCCATCGCCGACCACGCCTATGTGCTGTCGGAAGGCCGGCTGCGCGCTGCGGGCACCGCCGCCGCCCTGCGCGACAGCACCGACCCGCGCGTACGGCAGTTCCTCGACGGCGAGGCCGACGGCCCCGAGCCCTTCCACTACCCGGCGCCGCCGCTGGCAGCGCAACTGCTGGGGAGCGCGGCATGA
- the mlaE gene encoding lipid asymmetry maintenance ABC transporter permease subunit MlaE encodes MKALIAWPADLLAGQGRAVLFGLRTLAATPAAFARPRQLALQLYASGMLSLAIIVIAGAFVGMVLALQGYRLLVQFSAESALGASVALVIIRELAPVLTALLLAGRAGSAVTAEIGLMRATDQLSGMEMMAVDPMKRVIAPRFIALTLAAPLLNPIFIVMAIGVAGGHLVGVELLGVDAGSYWGQIRAAVDMGDLADSSLKALVFGAVIAWIAVYQGYHATPTAEGVARATTSTVVVASLAVLGLDFLLTAAMYAA; translated from the coding sequence ATGAAGGCGCTGATCGCCTGGCCGGCCGATCTGCTGGCGGGACAGGGTCGCGCAGTGCTCTTCGGCCTGCGCACACTGGCGGCGACGCCGGCGGCCTTCGCCCGGCCGCGCCAGCTGGCGCTGCAGCTCTACGCCAGCGGCATGCTGTCGCTGGCCATCATCGTCATCGCCGGTGCCTTCGTCGGAATGGTGCTGGCCCTGCAGGGCTACCGCCTGCTGGTGCAGTTCTCGGCCGAAAGCGCGCTGGGGGCCTCGGTGGCGCTGGTCATCATTCGCGAGCTGGCGCCGGTACTGACCGCCCTGCTGCTTGCCGGGCGCGCAGGATCGGCCGTCACCGCCGAGATCGGCCTGATGCGCGCCACCGACCAGCTCTCGGGCATGGAAATGATGGCCGTGGACCCGATGAAGCGGGTGATCGCGCCACGCTTCATCGCACTGACACTGGCCGCGCCGCTGCTCAACCCCATCTTCATCGTCATGGCCATCGGCGTGGCCGGCGGCCATCTCGTCGGCGTCGAGCTGCTGGGCGTGGACGCCGGCAGCTACTGGGGACAGATCCGCGCCGCCGTGGATATGGGCGATCTCGCGGACAGCAGCCTGAAGGCGCTGGTCTTCGGTGCCGTCATCGCCTGGATCGCCGTCTATCAGGGCTATCACGCCACCCCGACCGCCGAAGGCGTGGCACGGGCCACGACTTCCACGGTCGTGGTGGCGTCTCTGGCCGTGCTCGGCCTCGACTTCCTGCTGACCGCGGCGATGTACGCCGCCTGA
- the mlaD gene encoding outer membrane lipid asymmetry maintenance protein MlaD: MPSRAAEIMVGLFFVLAVAAVFLLTFRVAGPDGAAVEDGYNVTADFNNIGGLKRGAPVTLSGVRIGRVADIRIDPVTFSARVTMRISAQYDDLPADSGASILTSGLLGEQYIGIDPGGAEQALAEGDRLPLTQDALVLEKLVGRFLESMTQKD, encoded by the coding sequence ATGCCCTCGCGCGCTGCAGAAATCATGGTCGGACTCTTCTTCGTCCTCGCCGTGGCCGCCGTCTTCCTGCTGACCTTCCGCGTCGCCGGGCCGGATGGCGCGGCCGTGGAGGACGGCTACAACGTCACCGCCGACTTCAACAATATCGGCGGTCTGAAGCGCGGTGCGCCCGTGACCCTTTCCGGCGTGCGCATCGGGCGCGTCGCCGACATCCGCATCGATCCGGTGACCTTCTCGGCCCGCGTGACGATGCGTATCTCGGCCCAATACGATGACCTGCCCGCCGACAGCGGTGCCAGCATCCTCACCAGCGGCCTGCTCGGCGAGCAGTACATCGGTATCGATCCGGGCGGCGCCGAGCAGGCGCTGGCGGAGGGAGACCGTCTGCCGCTGACGCAGGACGCCCTGGTGCTGGAAAAGCTCGTCGGCCGCTTTCTCGAATCCATGACCCAAAAGGACTGA
- a CDS encoding MlaC/ttg2D family ABC transporter substrate-binding protein, with protein sequence MLRIMKTPLSALAMLVVAALPASWAPTAVAQEASETRPPDEVIKTAVSRVRDLIKENADTYREDSDAFYAMIDEEIVPYFDMPYIARLVLARHARSADKEQRRRFTEAFKNTLMRTYADAMLEYNEAVEAEFLPLRMEEGAEQVTVDTRLVVEDGENVPVGFVMHKVDSEWLIYDINVEGISLVTNFRAQFNQRIRENGLDALIERLEGGEISTETPGA encoded by the coding sequence ATGCTCCGAATCATGAAAACTCCGCTTTCCGCGCTCGCGATGCTCGTCGTCGCGGCACTACCCGCCTCCTGGGCACCTACTGCCGTCGCCCAGGAAGCTTCCGAAACCCGGCCGCCGGACGAGGTCATCAAGACCGCCGTCTCGCGTGTGCGCGACCTCATCAAGGAGAACGCCGACACCTATCGCGAGGACAGCGACGCCTTCTACGCGATGATCGACGAGGAGATCGTCCCCTACTTCGACATGCCCTATATCGCGCGCCTAGTGCTGGCCCGCCACGCCCGCAGCGCCGACAAGGAGCAGCGTCGCCGCTTCACAGAGGCGTTCAAGAACACGCTGATGCGCACCTACGCCGACGCCATGCTCGAGTACAACGAGGCGGTGGAGGCCGAGTTCCTGCCGCTGCGCATGGAGGAAGGCGCCGAGCAGGTGACCGTCGACACTCGGCTGGTGGTCGAGGACGGCGAGAACGTCCCCGTGGGCTTCGTCATGCACAAGGTCGACAGCGAGTGGCTGATCTACGACATCAACGTCGAGGGCATCAGCCTAGTGACCAACTTCCGGGCCCAGTTCAATCAGCGCATCCGCGAGAACGGGCTCGACGCGCTGATCGAACGCCTGGAAGGCGGCGAGATCAGCACCGAAACGCCCGGCGCCTGA
- a CDS encoding STAS domain-containing protein, with protein sequence MAQLSGALTHEGIAARYDALVTSVEPADVLDLSAVEAIDSAAVALLLDIRRRHGRPLQLTGVPERLHQLIACFGAEDLLTGKPSC encoded by the coding sequence ATGGCCCAGCTGTCGGGAGCGCTCACCCACGAAGGCATCGCGGCGCGCTACGACGCCCTCGTGACGAGCGTGGAGCCGGCGGATGTCCTGGATCTGTCCGCAGTCGAGGCTATCGACAGCGCGGCAGTGGCACTATTGCTCGATATCCGCCGTCGCCACGGTCGGCCGTTGCAGTTAACAGGCGTTCCCGAACGCTTGCACCAGCTGATCGCCTGCTTTGGCGCCGAAGACCTGCTGACCGGAAAGCCGTCATGCTGA